A single genomic interval of Anopheles darlingi chromosome X, idAnoDarlMG_H_01, whole genome shotgun sequence harbors:
- the LOC125951421 gene encoding antigen 5 like allergen Cul n 1-like isoform X1 yields MLAVGSLHLWLLLSLAMAADGDGTYGTTTTAPPLTTTERYDVDTDELSTTISSPQPTTEQYADELQEHDHDREWVDKAAYQVYCQPALCLRYTGEGAPVARRHVACAFNGSFSAECPPGRMILRIDAQLRQYIEQLHNEARSRFALGLTAGDTLTFAPAIRMPTLHWDDELANLAEIHVRSCKFEHDECRSTVRFLHAGQNLATGSFYLEQDIFRIVRNLTMLWYAEYVDAVQEVLDHYTREYMATIGHFTQMISDRSASFGCGIVLYPQKLGDFVFKQVLYACNYAITNIVGQPVYRRGTVPASGCVTGPNPAYPGLCSDAENALIRPTPEYE; encoded by the exons ATGCTGG cAGTCGGTTCGCTGCATCTCTGGCTCCTGCTTAgcctggcgatggcggcggatGGCGATGGAACGtatggaacgacgacgacggcgccgccactgacgacgacggagcgtTATGACGTGGATACCGACGAGCTGTCGACGACGATCAGCAGCCcgcaaccgacaaccgagcAGTACGCCGATGAGCTCCAGGAGCACGATCACGACCGGGAGTGGGTGGACAAGGCCGCCTATCAGGTGTACTGCCAGCCGGCGCTGTGCCTTCGCTACACCGGTGAGGGCGCGCCGGTAGCCAGGCGGCACGTGGCCTGCGCCTTCAACGGTTCGTTCAGTGCCGAGTGTCCGCCCGGTCGCATGATACTGCGGATCGATGCCCAGCTGCGCCAGTACATCGAGCAGCTCCACAACGAGGCCCGTTCCCGCTTTGCCCTCGGTCTCACCGCCGGTGACACACTGACGTTTGCCCCCGCCATCCGGATGCCCACCTTG CACTGGGACGACGAGCTGGCCAACCTGGCGGAGATACACGTGCGCAGCTGTAAGTTCGAGCATGACGAGTGCCGCAGTACGGTGCGGTTTCTGCACGCCGGCCAAAACCTGGCGACCGGTTCGTTCTACCTCGAGCAGGACATCTTCCGGATCGTCCGCAACCTCACGATGCTCTGGTACGCCGAGTACGTCGATGCGGTACAGGAGGTGCTGGACCACTACACCCGGGAGTACAT gGCCACCATCGGGCACTTTACGCAGATGATCTCCGACCGGAGCGCCAGCTTCGGGTGTGGCATCGTGCTGTACCCGCAGAAGCTGGGCGACTTTGTCTTCAAGCAGGTACTGTACGCGTGCAACTATGCCATCACCAACATCGTCGGTCAGCCGGTGTATCGGCGCGGTACCGTACCGGCCAGTGGTTGCGTCACCGGTCCCAATCCGGCCTATCCCGGGCTGTGCAGCGACGCAGAGAATGCACTTATCCGACCGACACCGGAGTACGAGTGA
- the LOC125951421 gene encoding antigen 5 like allergen Cul n 1-like isoform X2 — MLVGSLHLWLLLSLAMAADGDGTYGTTTTAPPLTTTERYDVDTDELSTTISSPQPTTEQYADELQEHDHDREWVDKAAYQVYCQPALCLRYTGEGAPVARRHVACAFNGSFSAECPPGRMILRIDAQLRQYIEQLHNEARSRFALGLTAGDTLTFAPAIRMPTLHWDDELANLAEIHVRSCKFEHDECRSTVRFLHAGQNLATGSFYLEQDIFRIVRNLTMLWYAEYVDAVQEVLDHYTREYMATIGHFTQMISDRSASFGCGIVLYPQKLGDFVFKQVLYACNYAITNIVGQPVYRRGTVPASGCVTGPNPAYPGLCSDAENALIRPTPEYE; from the exons ATGCTGG TCGGTTCGCTGCATCTCTGGCTCCTGCTTAgcctggcgatggcggcggatGGCGATGGAACGtatggaacgacgacgacggcgccgccactgacgacgacggagcgtTATGACGTGGATACCGACGAGCTGTCGACGACGATCAGCAGCCcgcaaccgacaaccgagcAGTACGCCGATGAGCTCCAGGAGCACGATCACGACCGGGAGTGGGTGGACAAGGCCGCCTATCAGGTGTACTGCCAGCCGGCGCTGTGCCTTCGCTACACCGGTGAGGGCGCGCCGGTAGCCAGGCGGCACGTGGCCTGCGCCTTCAACGGTTCGTTCAGTGCCGAGTGTCCGCCCGGTCGCATGATACTGCGGATCGATGCCCAGCTGCGCCAGTACATCGAGCAGCTCCACAACGAGGCCCGTTCCCGCTTTGCCCTCGGTCTCACCGCCGGTGACACACTGACGTTTGCCCCCGCCATCCGGATGCCCACCTTG CACTGGGACGACGAGCTGGCCAACCTGGCGGAGATACACGTGCGCAGCTGTAAGTTCGAGCATGACGAGTGCCGCAGTACGGTGCGGTTTCTGCACGCCGGCCAAAACCTGGCGACCGGTTCGTTCTACCTCGAGCAGGACATCTTCCGGATCGTCCGCAACCTCACGATGCTCTGGTACGCCGAGTACGTCGATGCGGTACAGGAGGTGCTGGACCACTACACCCGGGAGTACAT gGCCACCATCGGGCACTTTACGCAGATGATCTCCGACCGGAGCGCCAGCTTCGGGTGTGGCATCGTGCTGTACCCGCAGAAGCTGGGCGACTTTGTCTTCAAGCAGGTACTGTACGCGTGCAACTATGCCATCACCAACATCGTCGGTCAGCCGGTGTATCGGCGCGGTACCGTACCGGCCAGTGGTTGCGTCACCGGTCCCAATCCGGCCTATCCCGGGCTGTGCAGCGACGCAGAGAATGCACTTATCCGACCGACACCGGAGTACGAGTGA
- the LOC125951440 gene encoding antigen 5 like allergen Cul n 1-like: MPSSGRGAARLLLPLLVLVLALLLLCSTVLGHHHHGTNRYCSLCEHHVACGTPRELHGDCHRYSDVNLTVLTRHRHVIIGHMNHLRDKFASGEVSRFGNRYGPMYAVSWDDEMAEMCRYNLNSCRFGHDRCRATSRYRHSGQTLGKLTKCVRQQEARERLNINVLRNVILHLVDRWFAEHRDTDESDVRHYSQRSSKRKYQIGHFLQLINCNVCKLGCSLVSYREYRPPKVCATFILCCNYSSINTIGQPICGRISHGGDDDDDDNKAHAPSDGCPREPHYRHLCSKCSSSRW, encoded by the exons ATGCCGTCGTCTGGACGCGGTGCggcacggctgctgctgccactgctggtgctagtgttGGCCCTACTCCTACTGTGTTCTACCGTCttgggccaccaccaccacggtactAATCGGTACTGCTCCCTGTGCGAGCATCACGTCGCTTGCGGTACCCCACGGGAGCTGCACGGCGATTGCCACCGGTACAGCGATGTCAACCTGACCGTCCTTACCCGCCACCGACACGTCATAATCGGCCACATGAACCATCTGCGGGACAAGTTCGCATCGGGCGAGGTAAGCAGATTCGGCAACCGGTACGGTCCCATGTATGCCGTCTCGTGGGACGACGAAATGGCCGAGATGTGCCGGTACAACCTCAACTCGTGCCGGTTTGGGCACGATCGGTGCCGGGCGACCAGCCGCTACCGCCACAGTGGCCAGACGCTCGGCAAGCTGACCAAGTGTGTGCGCCAGCAGGAGGCCCGGGAGCGGCTCAACATCAACGTGCTGCGGAATGTGATTCTCCATCTCGTTGATCGATGGTTCGCGGAACATCGGGATACGGACGAGTCGGACGTACGGCACTACTCCCAACGCTCATC AAAACGCAAGTACCAGATAGGCCACTTTCTGCAGCTGATTAACTGTAACGTGTGCAAGCTCGGCTGCTCGCTGGTGTCGTACCGGGAGTACCGGCCACCGAAGGTGTGCGCTACCTTCATCCTGTGCTGCAACTACTCTTCCATCAACACAATCGGCCAACCGATCTGTGGCCGCATCAGccacggcggcgacgacgacgacgacgacaacaaggCCCATGCCCCGTCTGACGGCTGCCCCCGGGAACCCCATTACCGCCATCTTTGCTCCAAATGCTCCTCCTCTCGGtggtga